Genomic DNA from Octopus bimaculoides isolate UCB-OBI-ISO-001 chromosome 3, ASM119413v2, whole genome shotgun sequence:
ACtagcccaaagtgctatgcaaaACAATCAAACCTTTGACCAtctgattgtgaagcaaacttcttagctatTTAACCAGGCAGCTTGTTAGAAAACCTCTATAAGAAATGAAAGCAGTAACTCTAGTGAGCCGTAGTTCATATAAGCTTGCAAGTGAGCTAGAACGAGCTtctgctatctctagcggacaGGTATCTCCTACTAAGAATGGACAAAAATAGCCCAAAACCAGTTGGTCTGGTGATCCTGTCAAGTTGCTCTCCTGCTTGTAAGATATAatgggtgcagattgcatcaatAACTAACAAGATGAagtgtcctcttggggttaaaaagtCTTAGTACATACACACCATCATCCCTATTGCGCAATtctttttattaatgttgttgctacTGACACCACTTCTGTGCATGGTGTAAATGACCTTCACAAACCATACTTCTACCCATATTTTACTTAGCAGCCACAAGGGTACCACTAAGCATGATACCTCAATAATGTTCTTCTTCATGTCCTCAAATGCTGTGGATAATGGTTTCTTATTGGCTAAAACCATCTCTTGCTGTTGCATTTCTAAGAAGAGGACACCAGTGGTTCTGCATCTCTTCACAAACCAAGTTTCATATTATCTAAACTAGGACTCTCTTCTGCAATGAACCAGCATCCATTTCACCAGAAGTGTTGTAGTCTTAATCACTTACACaccatggaaactgagtaaccagccttaataataataatttatttctttattgcccacagtggggctaaacatagaggggccacacaaagatagacaaagggattaagtcgattacatcgaccccagtgcgtaactggtacttgtttaatcgaccccgaaaggatgaaaagcaaagtcgacctcggcgaaatttgaactcagaacgtagcggcagacgaaataccgctaagcatttcgcccgggggtgctaacgtttctgccagctcaataataataagaagaagaataagaataacaacaacagcaacaatcttatctactctaagcacaaggcccgaaattttgggggagggggccagtcgattagaccgacccagcacgcaactggtacttaaattatcgaccctgaaaggatgaatggcaaagtcgacctcggcggaatttgaactcagaacgtaaagacaaacgaaataccgctaagcatttcgttcagcgtgcaagcgtatcttatttctttactgcccacaaggggctacacacagaggggacaaacggattaagtcgattatatcgacccagtgcgtaactggtacttatttaatcgaccccgaaaggatgaaaggcaaagtcgacctcggcgggatttgaactcagaacgtagcggcagacgaaataccgctgatcatttcgcccggcgtgctaacgtttctgccagctcgccgccttcaataatgataataaagcatCCTCCGTGTTTCATGATAATTATTGTTAATACTTTCCATATTGCAAGAGCCTAGAGGGCTCTTCTGGATGAATAGAGAAGgtgaactgaaacaaaaaaattaccaaaCATTTGCAAACAAAGGCATTAATAAATTCGATGTAAAAAAACAACTCTTTtagaattggaagaaaaaaaaaaatcaaaagtaagggaggtaactctaaaTATGTTTACAGCAGTTGATTCCCTTGAAAACTGCAAATAACAACAATGGAATAATTGGATTAATTAAAAATCCTATCCAATTCACACAGAATAATGGTAATAGTGAAATGAATGAATATCTGACAATAAAGCAATTCTATGCTTGATGCTGTGGTTTAATGATTGTAATGTGCAGGAAGTTGCAGAAATATGTGTTGGTATAGTGATgactattattttctaacttgtagtttttctccatTGTTGTACCTATATATTGTATTTGCTGGTCTACTCGTCTGTTTCTCACTGAAATCTCACGGCAATCTGTTTGACTGTATTGTATCTCTTTTTCCCACCCTCTGCATTTGTCAGCCCGTACTTCTCTCTATAATGATTTAATACAATTTccattccaaatcagattggagcctggtgtagccatctggttcaccaatcctcagtcaaatcgtccaacccatgctagcatggaaagcggacgttaaacgatgatgacgatgatgatgaacttgaAATATAGTAACTCATTTATTGCCGGAGAAATAAGAAGCTGACATGGTAAACCTCTCTTCCTTGCCCTTGAGACACTTTGTGGGTGGAACCAGCCAAAGGAGGAACTTACTAgttttatttcacgttaaaacTACTTAAGAAAGGTAACTCAGCTACTCACTCCCAGAAAAAATTGATACTGTGAACCAATCTTTGAGgatcttaattatatattcaaGTGAAACCTACCAAAGGAGTCTTTCACTACTTGTCTATGCAATATAGTAGAGGAGGTAGAGGGTAGTGCTTGTAGCCTTGCTAAGCTCctaacaaacacaaagatgagACAGAAATAACTGGGGACCATTAATACAGTTACAATTTACTTTGAAATTTATAAGGCTTTTATGAGCTGACAGGAAgggttatatattatatacaggaaGATAGGaagggttatatatgtatacatttggcACAACACACTTTTGGAATGAGCGTCAGACAGCTGTGTGAATGAAGTAGGTTTAGGTGAGTGaagaaatgtaatttgaaatgttGAATATTTGGATAATTAGTAAATAACTGGTGTCCTAAAAACGATGATAGCCACCACATCAATtctcaaaaagaaaaagtaagatgCCTATATAATGATTTAATCTATGAGTGAAATGGATTCATTATGTGGTTGTCTAACTGGCTAAAAGTAAGAGTTAAAACACCCGAAAATCACACACTATTATCTTTAACCCTATATCATTCTCATTACTCTGtcacatgtaatgcttatttattcacattcttttgaattaatcatgcattatctcatagctgtgAGGTATCAATGGTATGCTTGtgtttagaatgacactgtatgGTTGGTGTGAGGGACTGGATCtgggccagtttgaacataaaacaagtagaatatttgggccacatATGGCCTCTTTAAAAGCTAAAAGATTAAATGAGAAAAGGATGAGTTAGATAATGAAGTTCCACATAACGTGGAAGGAAATAGAAGGGTACAGCAGATATGACTTTGATAGTAGTTCTGCTCTGCCTAAGTTGACCTGGAGGCTAAACAACttaagcaacatcaacaacaacaacccatttGATCCTGtaaccgaaaggataaaaaaaaaaattgaaaaacgaTCAATAGGCTCTGACAAGGACTTACCTGCAGACGCTCCAGTAAATAGTTCAGGTCTAAAACATCTGTATAGAAGTCAAGATTAAAGGCAAGTTTACCATACTTTTGAATGAGATCAGCTTTTGAGAGGACGTTCACATGAGGGAGACTAACTTGGAGCATTGTGATTAAAGAGGTGAGtaaaactgaaatgaatttgCCTGTATCACTGCAGTAGTGTGCATCTACTAAATGTACAGCTACAAGTCTATAGTCAAGTTTCTGTAAGGCCTCAACAATGTTGTGGACAGCATTGTGGTGAGTGTAGAGTTCAACTTGTCCAGGACAATCAAACATAATGTAGTGGTCTTTGGGGATGAGTTTTAGTTTATGAACCAGCCAATCTAGATTTTTATCAAGGTACTCCATGCAATATATGAGTCCTCCATTTGGGCCGAGCTTCAGATTCTCCATGACTTCCTCGAGAGTAATCAGTTCTGAGATATTGATGTCTGGTGTGTAAGGAATGCAGTCGTTGGCAGGATCAAGGTTTACGATTGACACCTTCCGTCCCAAATTTCGCAT
This window encodes:
- the LOC106880599 gene encoding GPN-loop GTPase 2, whose protein sequence is MFAQLVIGPPGSGKTTYCRGMSEFMRNLGRKVSIVNLDPANDCIPYTPDINISELITLEEVMENLKLGPNGGLIYCMEYLDKNLDWLVHKLKLIPKDHYIMFDCPGQVELYTHHNAVHNIVEALQKLDYRLVAVHLVDAHYCSDTGKFISVLLTSLITMLQVSLPHVNVLSKADLIQKYGKLAFNLDFYTDVLDLNYLLERLQDDEIFRKYKKMNAAMVGIIEDYSLVSFVALNITVRISLLTIITFSSSSSLSSIVSGIAVLVSVMGIMFLR